AATTGGGCTACTCATTAAAATATTGAGTAAGGAGGTATTATTATGGAATATACTCAAAATGAAAGAATAGAGATTGTAAAATTTATAGAGGAAAATTTTGGAAAAATTGAAGAGGTATATGAAGTTGATTATGGTAATTTTTCTTTAGATGTAGCTCAAATTAATCCGACAGAGGAAAAACCATACTATACCATTATAACTCTTGGAATGGGAGAATATGAGATGTATAACCAAAATAATGAAAATTTTTCAAACTATGCAGAGCTTATGATTTCTTTCCCTCCTGACTGGAATTTTGATGACAAAAATTATACTTGGGCAATAGATGAATTAATACAATTAACATATATTCCATTTACTTACTTTTTCGCATATGAATGGGGACATTTAGAAAATAATTTTGAGTCTTTTAGTTCTAAAACTAATTTAAGTGCAGTAGCTATATTATATCCAGAAATGAAAGAAGAAAACTCTGGACTTTTAAAACTTGAAAATAGAGATTTACAATTTTATCAAATAGTTCCTTTATATGATGAGGAATATACTTTTGCTTTAAAAAATGGAATGAAAAATTTATTATTACTAGATGTAGAGAAAAAAATAAATTATGTTGTAGATATGCAAAGAGAAAAAGTTCTTGAATATTCAGAGGAAGAAAAAGAGTTACAAGATGATATTATGGATTCATCAGAATGGCATTTGGGAGATTATTACTCAAAAGGAATAGAGGTAGATGAGATAAATGTATATAATCACTTGGCTATTTTTCTTCGTTGGTGTATGGAAAATAGTTTTTTAGCTGATAATTTCTTAAAAGCTTATGGTAAAGAGCTTGAAAAATATAAATCTCAAGATTTTATAGATTTAAGAGAGTTTGTAAAATATAGATTGAAAGGAGATTTAAGAAAATCATTCTTTAATGATGTGGGAAAAGAGTTTATTAGATATTACTACGACTATGATTTTGATGATGGAGATTTTTTTCCAGGAGATATAGATAATTATGCTAAAAGAATTTTTGGAGAGAAGAGATATTATTCTCCAGAGTTAAAAAGAGAAGCTTATTTGTATCTAAATTTTGATGAAAAATACTATCAAGATATGAAAGAGGTTATAGATAAAGTTTATAACAAATGGTTAAAAGAGTTAGAGAATTATAGTAATTAGGTGAATCTTATGGGAAATTATAGGATTGAAAGCAAAATAAATATTTTATCAAAAATAATAGATAGTATTTTTATAATTTTCACTTACTTTATAGTTTATTTTGGATTAAAAACAAAGGTTACTTTTTCTAAAAATAGTTATATTATTTTTACAATTTTATTGGCAATTTTTTATAGTTGGATATTTATAAGAGATTTTCTTTTATATAAGACTATGAAGATTACTCATTATGAACTGATATTTTTTTATCCGCTTTTAAGAAAAAAAGTTAGAATTAAGAAAAAAGATATAGAAAAAATAAAATTTATAGAAAGTGAATTTATACCTAAACTTTATATTCACTATTATAGAATTAAAATAATTACAGAAAATAAAAACTATGTTATATCTTCAAAGGATTATAAAAATTTTTGGAGTATATTAAATAATATAGGGACAAAATTACCAAAAAGAAAAATTGAAAGTTATAGGAGAAATATTGGGGTATAGAAAGGAAGAGTTTATTTGAAAATTTTAAAAGTGGAAAATGATAAAAAAAGATATATTGATTTATTGTTATTAGCTGATGAAGAAGAAAAGATGATTGATAAATATCTTGAGAGAGGAGATATGTATGTTCTTGATGATAATGGAATAAAGGCAGAGTGTGTAGTAACTAATGAAGGTAATGGAGTATTGGAGATAAAAAATATTGCTGTATTTCCTCAATATCAAGGAGAAAATTATGGAAAAAAGCTGATAGAGTTTATAATAGAAAAATATTAAAAAGATTATTTGGTTATACAAGTAGGGACAGGAGATAGTCCAACTACTATCCCTTTTTATGAAAAGTGTGGATTTAAAAAATCACATATTATAAAGGATTTTTTTATTAAAAATTATGATAAGCCTATAATTGAAAATGGAGTTCAATTAACAGATATGGTATATTTGAAAAGAAAAATATAAAATATAGTTAAAACAGACTCATAAAAAAGTGAGGGATTGAGATGATTTTTACTATTGAAAAAATTTTTGATTTTGATATAAAAAAAGTATGGGATATTGTAACAAATTTAAAAAAATATCATTGGAGAAGTGATATTTCAAGAGTAGATATAATTAATGAAAAAGAGTTTGTAGAGATTACGCAAAGTGGATATCTAACAACTTTTACAATTATTAAAGAGGAAAAATATAAATATTGGGAATTCAAAGTTGATAATTCAAATATGGAAGGGGTTTGGAAAGGAGAATTTTTAATTGAGAATGGAAAGACTAAAGTAAAATTTATAGAAAATTTAAAAGCTAAAAAAGTATGGTTAATTCCTATTTTAAAAATTTATGTAAAAAGGCAACAGAAAAT
The genomic region above belongs to uncultured Fusobacterium sp. and contains:
- a CDS encoding suppressor of fused domain protein; translation: MEYTQNERIEIVKFIEENFGKIEEVYEVDYGNFSLDVAQINPTEEKPYYTIITLGMGEYEMYNQNNENFSNYAELMISFPPDWNFDDKNYTWAIDELIQLTYIPFTYFFAYEWGHLENNFESFSSKTNLSAVAILYPEMKEENSGLLKLENRDLQFYQIVPLYDEEYTFALKNGMKNLLLLDVEKKINYVVDMQREKVLEYSEEEKELQDDIMDSSEWHLGDYYSKGIEVDEINVYNHLAIFLRWCMENSFLADNFLKAYGKELEKYKSQDFIDLREFVKYRLKGDLRKSFFNDVGKEFIRYYYDYDFDDGDFFPGDIDNYAKRIFGEKRYYSPELKREAYLYLNFDEKYYQDMKEVIDKVYNKWLKELENYSN
- a CDS encoding SRPBCC family protein — translated: MIFTIEKIFDFDIKKVWDIVTNLKKYHWRSDISRVDIINEKEFVEITQSGYLTTFTIIKEEKYKYWEFKVDNSNMEGVWKGEFLIENGKTKVKFIENLKAKKVWLIPILKIYVKRQQKIYMRDLEKYLYENSKN